CATCAGCATAGAGCCGGGAGATGCGCTCGAATGCGAGGAGGCATTGCGCAACAACCGGATTGACGTTGCGCTGGCATTGGAGCCTGAAAAGGAGGAACAATTTGCATTTCATCCACTCTTTACCGACGAGTTGCTTTTTTTGGTGAGTCCATTGCATCCCTGGGCCGCGGCAAAATCAATCAGCCGTTCGGAGATTCCGAAACAGAGTTATGTGCTCTACAACAAGAAGAGCCAGACATTTCGCATGGTCGAAAAGTACTTTCGTCATGAAGGGATGGTGCTGAATACGGTGATAGAATTGGGAAGCATGGAGGCAATCAAGGAGTTGGTAAAACTAGGGCTTGGAGTCGGCATTCTTGCCCCGTGGATTGCGCCCAGGGAAATTGAGGAAGGCTCCCTGGTCGCTTTGCCGTTGGGCAAGAAGAAGCTCAAACGAAACTGGGGAGTTTTTCATTGGCGCCGACACAGATTAAGCCTGGCCGAAGAGACATTTGTGGGCCTTTGTCGTTCTGCAACCGAGGGATTATCGAGGCACTGATGATTAGGCAAACCTGGCGAACTGACGGCAAATCTCAATGCTCTTGATGTGGTATGGCATACAATAATGCAGGGCTTTAATTTTTCAGCGTTAAGGCTTTCTTAAGAACAACTTGCCTTACCTTCTTTAAATTTTCGCTAGCAGGCATAATAAATGTGTTGCCCGGACTTTGCCGTGCTCGCAAGCATCTTTGTTTGAATCGCGAACCTTACTTGTCCCGCCATCCTTGCACCACTGTCAGCGGCATGTACTCGGCAGGATTCACCGTTCCCTCTTCCGGTGCCACTATGAAATCTTTGTATTGCTGGACATGAGACTGAACGAAATAGCCCGCTTCCAATGACCAAAGTTTCTGATAAGGAGTGCTCGACCATCCCGCAGGCCCGTTTGGCGCTGCTGGCAAACTCGGAGGTTTTTGATTGGGCGGTGGATAAGTAAGGCCGCCCACCAGGAAAACCCGATTACCCGATTTCAAAGTTTCTGTGATTTTATCGAGCACGCTGCCGATGGCCTCCATTTGATCCGGTTTCATCATGATTTGAACGACAGTGTCATAACAATGAAACTTATGGTCCTGGAGTTCCGGAAGTGTTGTCCATGGCGCCTCGCCGGAGTAGTAGTATTGAAAACTGATGCCGCAATACCAGGGATTAACCACGATCAAATCCCCCTTGTTCACGGATTCACTCAGCCTTTTGGCAATCAAATCCATATTGGTCATCCGCATGCGCACGGTGTTCCACACCGGCGGCGCCATCAAGCCGAGGACAACAACCACAAAAACCAGGCGGAGCTTCCGGCCTCTTTCCCAATTACCCAGAACGGAAAGGACGGCATCGATGGCCAACGCCGTCACTGCCATCAGCGAGGAGTAATACCAGGATTGTGTGCCAAATTTTAGGTTCCTTAGAAAGAGGAAGTATCCCACAATGCCGATGGCAAAGGCAGTGATTGAAAACAAGAGCAGATCGTTTTGCCCGGCTGTTATCTTCAGAACGGAGGGGCGGAATTGGCAGAAAACTGCCATGGCCAGCGCCGCCATGAGTAGGAGTGCCCAGATATACCCGGAAGCCGGTCGCCCATCCGTAACGGCCTCCGTAATTTTGGTGACAAACCTTTCGAAGTCAAAAGGGATTTGCGCGATGAGATAATGGCCTGCGATATGGTGAATGCCGATGAGATATGGTATCACGGAAACAACGGCCACCAGGCCGATGCCCAGCACCAGCACACTCCGCTTCCATTGCCCATGGCGCAGCGCCACCACGGAGCCGGCGGCACAAAGTGCGAACAACAAAACCCAATTGTAATAAGTAGTATGGACGCTGCCAATGGCTGCCATGGTGGCACCAAGAAAATTCAACCGGGAGGGAGACTCAACGACCCGCCAGATCAGGCCAAAAGTCATCAAAATCCAAAATGTTCCCCAACCCCAGGCCCGCATGGAGTCCCCCCAGAGAATGATGGTGGGGCTGAAACCGAGCAGGAGGAGAGAAAAGAACGGGAAGGAGATCTTCAAACGGCGCGCGTTGAACCAAAGCGCTCCCAAAACGGACAGTCCGACTAAAAGCCCCAGGAGGCGCAATCCGTTGTCACTGCCCAAACCCAGCCACAGCCAGGCCCGCGTGACTATCACCCAGAAGGCAGGGAATGAATCGTAGAGTAGATAAGCCCAGACATCGGGTAGATCGGGCCTGGCAGCCAGCCTGATTGTGCCAACTTCATCACGCCAAAGCCCGCCAGCATGCTGAAAAAAAACAAAATGCAGATATACGACCAGCGCCGTGACAAGGAGCGCAACACCCCATTCCGCTTTTCGCAACATATTTTGCACTTCAGATTTCCTGGCCTTGATAAGGCCCGCTTCTTATGCATTGGATGGTAATGAGGGAAGATGCGCCTGCTCAAGATAATTAAGAAGTTTGCCTTTGGGACCAATACCGATTGGCCTATGTAGTCACAGGCAATGCCGAGCGGGGTTCTTTGGGAACTTGAGGAGAAGCAGGCGGGCTGGTTTTGGGGAGCGCATTCCATTTGGGTAATAGAAGCACCC
This genomic window from Pedosphaera parvula Ellin514 contains:
- a CDS encoding LysR family transcriptional regulator, yielding MNNPLDTRQLRAFVMLAKTASFTLAAKELNLSQSAVSHSMKALETDVGCRLLDRMGKKVLLTQAGEQLLHHAEKIMQEMSITRASLEQLGKWGKGRLRIGTSATACQYILPAVLREFKESFPQYAISIEPGDALECEEALRNNRIDVALALEPEKEEQFAFHPLFTDELLFLVSPLHPWAAAKSISRSEIPKQSYVLYNKKSQTFRMVEKYFRHEGMVLNTVIELGSMEAIKELVKLGLGVGILAPWIAPREIEEGSLVALPLGKKKLKRNWGVFHWRRHRLSLAEETFVGLCRSATEGLSRH